One segment of Streptomyces bathyalis DNA contains the following:
- a CDS encoding TetR/AcrR family transcriptional regulator, which translates to MSAVPQGVVDKREVILRAAGKVIAEKGYHATGIADIARELGAGHGTFYRYFKNKEDIARSLVVRALGQMQDAIADEDPQSSRSLGEYREQVRRIGNKLFDLVVAEPDLARVLFYDAAAIARTDPGVLGSAVENAGAYTAAFIRNGQTRGFVRRELDPQVVGLAVNGMILAGCAQLLHVRDAEEMRTSWIRTVETLMFDGLGGT; encoded by the coding sequence GTGAGCGCTGTGCCCCAAGGTGTGGTGGACAAGCGGGAGGTCATCCTCCGTGCTGCCGGCAAGGTCATCGCCGAGAAGGGGTACCACGCGACCGGGATCGCCGACATCGCCCGCGAACTGGGCGCCGGGCACGGGACGTTCTACCGCTACTTCAAGAACAAGGAGGACATCGCCCGCAGCCTCGTCGTCCGCGCACTCGGGCAGATGCAGGACGCGATCGCCGATGAGGATCCGCAGTCCTCCCGTTCCCTGGGGGAGTACCGGGAGCAGGTGCGGCGCATCGGCAACAAGCTCTTCGACCTCGTGGTCGCCGAGCCCGATCTGGCCCGGGTGCTGTTCTACGACGCGGCGGCCATAGCACGTACCGACCCGGGAGTCCTCGGCTCCGCCGTGGAGAACGCAGGCGCCTATACGGCCGCCTTCATCCGCAACGGTCAGACGAGGGGCTTCGTACGCCGGGAGTTGGACCCGCAGGTGGTCGGTCTGGCCGTGAACGGCATGATCCTCGCCGGGTGCGCGCAACTGCTCCACGTCCGGGACGCCGAGGAGATGCGCACCTCGTGGATCCGGACGGTGGAGACGCTCATGTTCGACGGGCTCGGAGGCACCTGA